The Bradyrhizobium sp. CCBAU 051011 DNA segment CCTTGGAAAGCAACCGCGCCGCAATGCGATGCGAGGGCGACATTCCGTCGCCGATGAACAGAATCACGTTCTTCGCCTTGCGCGGCCCGGTATCGTAGACCGTCCACACGACGCTGCGGGTGCGGGTACCGTCGCTGACCTCGACCGTCACGCTGCCGGGCTTGGACAATGCGACATCGCGCAGGATCAACGACGACTGGTCCTTGCCGTCTTCGCGCTCGACAAAGGTTCCGCCCTGGCCGAACACGGCCGGATAGTCCGTCCCATTGACCGTCACTTTCAGTTTCGCCGGGTCGACGCGATCGGGAAACTCGACCTTGAGATCGAAACGGGCGCCGGCGAGGATTTCGGCGCGGTCGATCGGATAGATCGTTTGAGCCGATGCCGGCGATGCCGACAACAGCGCGGCAATGGCGGCTGCGGCGATTGGCTTGATCATGATTGACGCCCCGCGATCGTTGGTGGTGCCGCGGACGGCCGAATTCAACGCCGTACGCGCTGCGCGGCGAGCCTAGCCGCGCAAAATGACATCTCGGTAACACAGGGAGCCGAGACTCCCGCGCGGCTCACCCCTTGTCGCTCTCGAGCTTGAAGATCTCGGAGCCTTCCGCAGGCGACAGCAAACCGGTGTCGCCATAGACCTTCAGCTTGGCCCTGGTATCGGCGATGTCGAGGTTGCGCATGGTGAGCTGGCCGATGCGGTCGGCCGGCGTGAACGCGGCATCCTCGACCTTCTCCATGCTCAGCCGCTCCGGCTGGTAGGTCAGATTCGGGCTCTCGGTGTTCAGGATCGAGTAGTCGTTGCCGCGGCGCAGTTCGAGCGTCACCTCGCCGGTGACGGCGCGCGCCACCCAGCGCTGGGCGGTTTCGCGCAGCATCAGGGCCTGCGAATCGAACCACCGGCCCTGGTAGAGCAAGCGGCCGAGCCGCATGCCGCTGATCCGGTATTGCTCGATCGTGTCTTCGTTGTGGATGCCGGTGACCAGGCGCTCGTAGGCGATGTGCAGCAGCGCCATGCCGGGCGCTTCGTAGATGCCGCGGCTCTTCGCCTCGATGATCCGGTTCTCGATCTGGTCGCTCATGCCAAGGCCATGCCGGCCGCCGATGGCGTTGGCTTCGAGGAACAGCGCGACGGGATCGGTGAATGTCTGGCCGTTCAGCGCGACGGGCTGGCCCTCCTCAAAACGCACGGTGACCTGTTCGGCCTTGACGGCGCAGTCGTCGCGCCAGAACGGCACGCCCATGATCGGATTGACGATCTTGATGCCGCTGTCGAGGTTCTCGAGGTCCTTTGCCTCATGGGTGGCGCCGAGCAGATTGCTGTCGGTCGAGTACGCCTTTTCGGCGCTCATCTTGTAGGCGAATCCATTGGCGGTCATGAAATCAGACATTTCCGCGCGGCCGCCCAATTCGTCGATGAATTGCTGGTCGAGCCAGGGCTTGTAGATCCGCAAATTCGGATTGGTCAGCAGGCCGTAGCGATAAAACCGCTCGATATCGTTGCCCTTGAAGGTGGAGCCGTCACCCCAGATGTTGACGCCGTCCTCCTTCATGGCCGAGACCAGCATCGTGCCGGTGACGGCGCGGCCGAGCGGCGTGGTGTTGAAGTAAGTGATGCCGCCGGTCGAGACGTGGAAGGCGCCGGCCTGGATGGCCGCAATCCCTTCATGGACCAGTTGCGTGCGGCAATCGACGAGGCGAGCCTTCTCGCCGCCGAACTCCAGCGCTTTGCGCGGAATCTCGTCATAGTCGGCCTCGTCGGGCTGGCCGAGATTCGCAGTATAGGCAAAGACGCGCGCGCCTTTTTGCTTCATCCAGAGCAGCGCCGCGCTGGTATCGAGACCGCCGGAGAAAGCGATGCCGACTTTTTCCCCCTTGGGCAGGCTTTTCAGGATCGTACTCATGAAGCTTCCAATCGGTCGAAATGGCGGATGTCGTTATAGCGTTTTCAAGCGAAGTGGATACCGGTTCGCGTGAAGAAAACGCGTCAAAACAAGAATCTAGAGCTTCCGTTCTGATCCAATCAGAACCGCTAAGCTCTAGCGGCTTTGAGGGGCGATTATCAAATTTCGCGCTGACGGGCACGCCTTTAATGGCGCTCGCGGCTGGAGATTACCCCGCCTCGCGCCCGCGCCAGCGCTGCCACAAGCGATAGCCG contains these protein-coding regions:
- the argG gene encoding argininosuccinate synthase, which codes for MSTILKSLPKGEKVGIAFSGGLDTSAALLWMKQKGARVFAYTANLGQPDEADYDEIPRKALEFGGEKARLVDCRTQLVHEGIAAIQAGAFHVSTGGITYFNTTPLGRAVTGTMLVSAMKEDGVNIWGDGSTFKGNDIERFYRYGLLTNPNLRIYKPWLDQQFIDELGGRAEMSDFMTANGFAYKMSAEKAYSTDSNLLGATHEAKDLENLDSGIKIVNPIMGVPFWRDDCAVKAEQVTVRFEEGQPVALNGQTFTDPVALFLEANAIGGRHGLGMSDQIENRIIEAKSRGIYEAPGMALLHIAYERLVTGIHNEDTIEQYRISGMRLGRLLYQGRWFDSQALMLRETAQRWVARAVTGEVTLELRRGNDYSILNTESPNLTYQPERLSMEKVEDAAFTPADRIGQLTMRNLDIADTRAKLKVYGDTGLLSPAEGSEIFKLESDKG